A genomic stretch from Ureibacillus composti includes:
- the hutI gene encoding imidazolonepropionase, which produces MPTLIKNANEVITLKGNGQGPRTKEAMKEIGIIENGSVLVNQDRIVAIGTLEELQKEYPELIAEAEVIDATGKVVMPGLVDCHTHLVHGGTRENEFNMRLNGSTYMEIMNAGGGIHSTTRSTRQASFEELYEKTYNHLNEFLKYGITTVEAKSGYGLDWENEKKQLEVAKKLQETHVVDIVSTFMGAHAVPAEYKGREDEFVEVVINEMLPKVAEEQLAEFNDVFCEKGVFTPEQSRRILEAGKQYGLTPKIHADEIEPYEGAELAAEVGAISAEHLLVASDEGIQRMAEAGTIAVLLPGTAFFLRAPFARGRLMVDEGVPVAISTDFNPGSSPTISLPFIMNLACINMGLTLEEVLTATTINAACAINRGDQIGSLEEGKKADILVLNVPNYKQLQYYYGMNHTHLVMKNGRVVLKDGVLQ; this is translated from the coding sequence ATGCCTACACTTATTAAAAATGCAAACGAAGTCATCACGTTAAAGGGTAACGGACAGGGTCCTCGTACAAAAGAAGCGATGAAGGAAATAGGCATTATCGAAAACGGTAGTGTTTTAGTGAACCAAGATCGCATTGTAGCGATTGGTACATTAGAAGAATTGCAAAAGGAATATCCGGAGCTGATTGCGGAAGCAGAAGTGATTGATGCGACTGGAAAAGTTGTTATGCCTGGTCTTGTGGACTGCCATACACATTTAGTGCATGGTGGTACACGAGAAAATGAATTCAATATGCGATTAAATGGTTCCACTTACATGGAAATTATGAATGCAGGCGGTGGCATTCACTCAACAACAAGAAGTACTCGCCAAGCTAGTTTCGAAGAATTATATGAGAAAACCTATAATCATTTAAATGAATTCTTAAAGTATGGTATTACGACGGTTGAGGCGAAAAGTGGCTATGGCTTAGACTGGGAAAATGAAAAGAAACAATTAGAAGTCGCAAAAAAGCTTCAAGAAACGCATGTCGTTGATATCGTCAGCACATTCATGGGGGCGCACGCTGTTCCCGCTGAATATAAAGGCCGTGAAGACGAATTTGTTGAGGTCGTCATTAACGAAATGCTTCCAAAAGTAGCAGAAGAGCAGCTGGCAGAATTTAATGATGTCTTCTGTGAAAAAGGAGTATTCACACCTGAACAATCCCGCCGAATTTTAGAGGCTGGAAAACAATACGGGTTAACACCTAAAATCCACGCCGATGAAATCGAACCGTATGAAGGTGCGGAACTGGCAGCAGAGGTAGGAGCAATCTCTGCAGAACATTTGCTAGTAGCCTCTGATGAAGGAATCCAAAGAATGGCGGAAGCAGGAACAATTGCGGTTCTACTTCCTGGTACAGCATTCTTCTTACGTGCTCCGTTTGCTCGTGGTCGACTAATGGTGGATGAAGGAGTACCAGTTGCGATTTCAACTGACTTTAATCCTGGTTCTTCACCAACAATTAGCTTGCCGTTTATTATGAACTTGGCTTGTATAAACATGGGGTTAACCCTTGAAGAAGTACTAACAGCAACAACGATCAATGCAGCGTGTGCTATTAATAGAGGGGATCAAATAGGTTCTCTTGAAGAAGGAAAAAAGGCAGATATTTTAGTGTTGAATGTGCCTAATTATAAACAACTACAATATTATTACGGCATGAATCATACCCATCTTGTGATGAAAAATGGCCGTGTGGTATTAAAGGATGGCGTACTTCAATGA
- a CDS encoding class I SAM-dependent methyltransferase, which produces MEKQYYSDKTLNYYNTNASSFTSDTVSVDFDEKQNILLKYLQQGAHILDFGCGSGRDSKAFIEKGYQVTAMDGSTEMCKVASHYIGQEVICKKFHELDEQNKYDAIWACASILHVPSVELPNMIEKMATALKPGGYFYVSFKYGGYEGEKNGRYFTNLTEETFESLLDPFQQLKIIEMSVTSDVREGRQHEKWLNVVVKKKI; this is translated from the coding sequence ATGGAGAAACAATATTATTCTGATAAAACCCTAAACTACTACAATACCAACGCATCCTCATTTACCTCAGACACAGTATCAGTTGACTTCGATGAAAAACAAAACATACTCCTGAAATACCTCCAGCAAGGGGCGCACATTTTAGATTTTGGCTGCGGATCGGGGAGGGATAGTAAGGCGTTCATCGAAAAGGGATACCAAGTGACGGCGATGGATGGATCCACGGAGATGTGTAAAGTTGCTAGTCACTATATTGGGCAAGAGGTGATTTGCAAGAAGTTTCATGAATTAGATGAACAAAACAAATATGACGCCATTTGGGCATGTGCTTCTATACTTCATGTTCCATCAGTGGAGTTGCCAAATATGATCGAAAAGATGGCCACAGCATTAAAACCAGGTGGCTACTTCTATGTCTCATTTAAATACGGGGGCTATGAAGGGGAGAAAAACGGAAGATACTTCACAAACTTAACGGAAGAGACATTCGAATCGCTACTCGACCCGTTCCAACAACTCAAAATAATTGAAATGTCAGTGACCTCCGATGTAAGAGAAGGGCGCCAACATGAAAAGTGGTTGAATGTTGTGGTGAAAAAGAAGATTTAA
- a CDS encoding agmatinase family protein — protein sequence MTEELYEYIQKPSSVWVREQGQDIKVKDWIVPVWEEAREDWDAVLLGVPLSRSSISASAASEFPKAFRKAWELFTTYYFDEHVDFRGYKVGDLGDVKMHTTDILKCHDNIEHAMKRVHQQFPTSFVASIGGDHSITAPLVRAIQRNNPDKTIGIVQLDTHLDLRDLSQGPSNGTPIRQLVEGNVVKGENVYNIGLHGFYNAPSLIEAAHKHKVNMISLKQLRSKGIAHQIQEVMEQLSKKVDIVYLTVDMDVLDIAYAPGVPASTPGGMRTDELFDILFEMGKYSIVRAMDFVCIDPNRDNQALSTVKATTYAFLTALASRYIHQRKAVQQLSI from the coding sequence ATGACAGAAGAACTCTATGAATATATTCAAAAACCTTCATCTGTTTGGGTTCGAGAGCAAGGGCAAGATATCAAAGTGAAGGACTGGATTGTCCCGGTTTGGGAAGAGGCAAGAGAAGATTGGGATGCTGTACTTCTAGGTGTCCCGCTTTCCCGCTCTTCCATTAGCGCATCGGCTGCTTCGGAGTTTCCAAAGGCGTTCCGAAAGGCTTGGGAGCTATTCACAACCTATTATTTTGACGAGCATGTTGATTTTAGGGGATACAAAGTAGGGGACCTCGGCGATGTCAAAATGCATACCACTGATATTTTAAAGTGTCATGACAATATAGAACATGCCATGAAACGTGTTCACCAACAATTCCCAACTTCTTTTGTTGCTTCTATTGGCGGTGACCATTCCATCACTGCACCGTTAGTAAGAGCGATTCAACGTAACAACCCAGATAAAACAATAGGGATTGTCCAGCTGGATACGCATCTAGATTTAAGAGATTTAAGTCAAGGCCCCTCGAACGGTACGCCGATTCGTCAACTAGTAGAAGGCAATGTAGTTAAAGGAGAAAATGTATACAATATTGGACTTCACGGATTTTATAATGCACCATCCTTAATCGAAGCCGCCCACAAACATAAGGTCAATATGATTTCCTTAAAGCAGCTTCGTTCAAAGGGAATTGCTCACCAAATACAAGAGGTCATGGAGCAATTATCGAAAAAAGTGGACATTGTATACCTAACAGTGGATATGGATGTGTTGGATATTGCCTATGCACCGGGTGTACCAGCGTCAACACCTGGAGGCATGCGGACAGATGAACTCTTTGACATCTTATTCGAAATGGGCAAATACTCAATCGTCCGAGCAATGGACTTTGTGTGCATCGACCCAAATCGTGACAACCAAGCACTTTCCACTGTGAAGGCCACAACATATGCATTTTTGACAGCTTTAGCATCTCGTTATATACACCAAAGAAAAGCAGTGCAACAATTATCGATTTAG
- a CDS encoding AraC family transcriptional regulator, with protein MNIFIIDRDHSEAKGFEWYLKSYLLNKVDLYIFHSIDQLYQAYQQIKPDIIIVEIELVKLQHDVSFFHSARRNGVDIFAVTSEPLYQHALKAIQMQVTHFFVKPVDLNQLKYLINTSSTRNTKEVSFPENDQIPSDFYLRLFLQSDGIFPEEGQLFFLVEPEQPKDLITLYKWMKESSIFGKIELHPLSEHIICISDTVEKAQFERKARTLIREWNMMSGSFINVAIYDGPPVQLSGTYDETKYALKQRFYKGFENIFYTSKKLTPQPLDPLLTPEEQQLWIQSLEHHHIQTIKEFLYRLSIEGTYYEQDSIRIHLTSVLAQIRRFMLKYNLHQKALIEENYRQLFHIILEYPILYTIIQEIILFTQALMKLASDTKVELKANYAELAADLVEEQYKNMKLSLIEVANQLGITSNYLSTIFSKHHGVPFKRYLQQFRIQQAQKSLVETDFTISEVAQICGFEDPNYFAKIFKTYTGQSPYRYRKMRRD; from the coding sequence ATGAATATTTTCATCATTGATCGGGATCACTCGGAGGCAAAAGGGTTTGAGTGGTATTTAAAATCCTATTTATTAAATAAAGTAGATTTATATATTTTTCATTCCATTGATCAGCTTTATCAGGCTTATCAACAAATTAAACCGGACATTATCATAGTAGAAATTGAACTAGTGAAACTTCAACATGATGTTTCTTTCTTCCATTCAGCTCGAAGAAATGGTGTGGATATTTTTGCCGTTACCTCTGAACCACTTTATCAACATGCTTTAAAGGCGATTCAAATGCAAGTTACTCATTTTTTCGTCAAGCCTGTAGATTTAAATCAGTTAAAGTATTTAATTAATACTTCATCAACAAGAAATACAAAGGAAGTTTCATTTCCCGAAAATGACCAAATCCCAAGTGATTTTTATTTACGATTATTTTTACAAAGTGACGGGATCTTTCCTGAAGAGGGTCAGTTATTTTTCCTAGTAGAGCCAGAGCAACCAAAAGATTTGATCACGTTATATAAATGGATGAAGGAAAGCTCTATTTTTGGAAAAATCGAACTGCATCCATTATCGGAACATATCATTTGTATTTCAGATACTGTTGAAAAAGCCCAATTTGAAAGAAAGGCAAGAACTTTAATAAGAGAATGGAATATGATGAGTGGCAGCTTTATTAATGTGGCAATTTATGATGGCCCACCTGTGCAATTAAGTGGGACTTATGACGAAACCAAATATGCGCTGAAGCAACGTTTCTACAAGGGGTTTGAGAATATATTTTATACAAGCAAGAAACTGACACCCCAGCCTCTTGACCCTTTACTAACACCTGAAGAACAACAGCTATGGATACAAAGCCTAGAACATCATCATATCCAAACGATCAAAGAGTTTCTCTACCGTTTATCTATAGAAGGAACCTATTATGAACAGGATTCAATACGGATCCATCTAACCAGTGTGTTAGCGCAAATTCGCCGGTTTATGCTCAAGTACAATTTGCATCAAAAAGCGCTAATAGAAGAAAATTATCGTCAATTATTCCACATTATTTTGGAATATCCTATTTTGTACACCATCATTCAAGAGATTATCCTATTTACACAAGCTTTAATGAAACTTGCATCCGATACAAAAGTGGAATTAAAAGCAAATTACGCTGAACTAGCAGCTGATTTAGTTGAAGAACAATATAAAAATATGAAATTATCTTTAATTGAGGTAGCGAACCAGTTAGGCATTACTTCTAACTATTTAAGTACGATTTTTAGTAAACATCATGGGGTGCCCTTTAAACGCTATTTACAGCAATTTCGCATTCAACAAGCTCAAAAGTCTTTAGTCGAGACGGATTTTACCATTAGCGAAGTGGCACAAATATGTGGTTTCGAAGACCCGAATTACTTCGCAAAAATATTTAAAACCTATACTGGGCAATCGCCCTACCGCTATCGGAAAATGAGACGGGATTAG
- a CDS encoding urocanate hydratase yields MITTNKIQAPRGNELTCKGWEQEAAMRMLMNNLDPEVAENPDELVVYGGIGKAARNWESYNQIIASLKELENDETLLVQSGKPVAVFRTHENAPRVLIANSNLVPAWANWDHFYELEERNLMMYGQMTAGSWIYIGAQGILQGTYLSFVEAGKKVFGTPDLRGKFILTGGMGGMSGAQPLAGKMAGAVILVVEVDRNRIERKIKEGYCDYLVETVDEALKLVKELTEKKEPASIGLVGNCVDVHRELLNRGITPDIVTDQTSAHDPINGYVPNGMSLEEAFDLRAKNPKEYEKKAKQAMADHVQAMLDFQKAGAEVFDYGNNIRAYAKEMGVENAFDFPGFVPAYIRPLFCEGKGPFRWAALSGNPEDIYKTDALAKEMFAEDAGLTNWIDMAQKMVKWQGLPARICWLGYGDRHRFALKVNEMVASGELSGPIVFGRDHLDSGSVASPNRETEGMKDGSDAVSDWPILNALINTAGGASWVSVHHGGGVGMGYSQHAGQVLVADGSKLAADKISRVLVSDPGMGVVRHADAGYDIAIQTAKEKNVKMPMLEK; encoded by the coding sequence ATGATTACAACTAATAAAATTCAAGCACCAAGAGGGAACGAATTAACATGTAAAGGTTGGGAACAAGAAGCGGCAATGCGCATGCTGATGAATAACCTGGACCCAGAAGTGGCAGAAAATCCAGATGAGTTAGTTGTGTACGGTGGGATTGGAAAGGCAGCAAGAAACTGGGAAAGCTATAACCAAATCATCGCGTCTTTAAAGGAATTAGAAAATGATGAAACATTACTTGTTCAATCTGGTAAGCCAGTAGCTGTATTCCGTACACATGAAAATGCTCCACGCGTGTTAATTGCCAATTCAAACTTAGTTCCAGCTTGGGCGAATTGGGATCATTTTTATGAATTAGAAGAACGTAATCTAATGATGTATGGTCAAATGACAGCGGGAAGCTGGATTTATATCGGAGCACAAGGGATTTTACAAGGTACGTATTTAAGTTTTGTAGAAGCAGGTAAAAAGGTCTTCGGAACACCTGATTTAAGAGGGAAATTCATTTTAACTGGTGGTATGGGTGGAATGAGTGGAGCTCAACCACTAGCTGGAAAAATGGCTGGAGCGGTGATCTTAGTTGTAGAGGTAGATCGCAATCGAATTGAACGTAAAATTAAAGAAGGTTACTGTGACTATTTAGTTGAAACGGTGGATGAGGCGCTTAAGTTAGTTAAAGAACTAACTGAGAAAAAGGAGCCTGCATCAATCGGATTAGTAGGAAACTGTGTAGATGTACACCGTGAGCTACTAAATCGTGGAATTACGCCTGATATTGTAACGGACCAAACGTCAGCTCATGACCCAATCAATGGATATGTTCCAAATGGAATGAGCTTAGAGGAAGCATTCGATTTACGTGCAAAAAATCCAAAAGAATACGAGAAAAAAGCAAAGCAAGCAATGGCAGATCACGTACAGGCAATGCTTGATTTCCAAAAAGCTGGTGCGGAAGTATTCGACTATGGTAACAACATTCGTGCTTATGCAAAAGAAATGGGTGTTGAAAACGCATTTGATTTCCCTGGATTCGTTCCTGCCTATATTCGACCATTGTTCTGCGAAGGGAAAGGACCATTCCGTTGGGCAGCTTTATCAGGTAATCCAGAAGACATTTATAAAACAGATGCCCTTGCAAAAGAAATGTTTGCTGAAGATGCAGGGTTGACGAACTGGATTGATATGGCGCAAAAAATGGTGAAGTGGCAAGGTCTACCTGCTCGTATTTGCTGGCTAGGTTATGGAGATCGCCACCGCTTTGCTCTAAAAGTAAATGAAATGGTCGCAAGCGGCGAGTTAAGTGGACCAATCGTATTTGGTCGTGATCACTTAGATTCTGGTTCTGTTGCATCGCCAAACCGTGAGACAGAAGGAATGAAAGACGGTTCGGATGCAGTATCAGATTGGCCAATTCTAAATGCTCTTATTAATACGGCTGGAGGAGCAAGTTGGGTAAGTGTTCACCATGGTGGTGGTGTTGGAATGGGCTATTCACAACACGCAGGTCAAGTATTAGTGGCAGATGGCTCAAAATTAGCAGCCGACAAAATTAGCCGAGTACTTGTTTCAGATCCGGGTATGGGAGTAGTTCGTCATGCAGATGCCGGATATGATATTGCGATCCAAACAGCAAAAGAGAAAAATGTCAAAATGCCAATGCTAGAAAAATAG
- a CDS encoding SEC-C metal-binding domain-containing protein, with translation MKAYILKLTFQDIQPEVWRRIILPAGATFNRLHETIQYVTNFQSEMEPYHYFGIEIEDLFITNNQSLLEEYKGKSYNSLTVKQPTRIKIDNYLEKHRELLYQYDFGDDWRIKIELEETVEDYHFGFPTLLDGEGMAPPEDVGGPAAFEEFLKIYQTPSHPEYLSTYAWAEKMEFLPFERDEINFLLKHVKYKKTEWEHIDHDNYFILSDKYRGSDYVDVEALPNKDIIIQYATACTNLYGIIKYPDFLKIYNSQNKPSLSSKELQALLSDPQYEKELENHFVYIEHPFFIHEAVEMEEDFVGFVASTIGKPFYVPAKKELLRYTDQFYYEKTSHQEKLAKMLAKDFFGGNKLKAKDEIDEIVGELQVVDADFNGLVREFMERFVFDDMKQANEYIQVITKIANTTRIWENRGHTPEELSKMSNPQLNPIPTTPLKVMAGGKVGRNDPCPCGSGKKYKKCCGK, from the coding sequence TTGAAAGCATATATTTTAAAACTTACATTCCAAGATATTCAGCCTGAGGTGTGGCGACGAATTATATTGCCTGCTGGAGCTACATTTAATCGTTTACATGAAACCATCCAGTATGTAACGAATTTTCAAAGTGAAATGGAGCCGTATCACTATTTCGGTATTGAAATAGAAGATCTGTTCATTACCAATAATCAAAGTTTATTAGAAGAATACAAGGGGAAATCATACAATAGTTTAACAGTTAAACAGCCAACGAGAATAAAAATAGATAATTATCTTGAGAAACATAGAGAGCTCCTATATCAATATGATTTCGGTGACGACTGGCGTATTAAAATAGAGCTTGAGGAAACAGTGGAAGATTATCATTTCGGATTCCCAACGCTTCTAGATGGGGAAGGGATGGCACCGCCTGAGGACGTAGGTGGACCAGCTGCATTCGAGGAATTTCTAAAAATCTATCAAACCCCTTCACACCCTGAGTATTTATCGACTTATGCATGGGCGGAAAAGATGGAGTTTTTACCTTTTGAACGTGATGAAATAAATTTCCTATTAAAACATGTAAAATACAAAAAAACGGAATGGGAACACATTGACCACGATAATTATTTCATTCTTTCCGATAAATACCGAGGCTCAGATTATGTAGATGTAGAGGCTTTACCAAATAAAGATATAATCATTCAATATGCAACTGCTTGTACAAATTTATATGGCATCATCAAATACCCGGATTTTTTGAAGATCTATAATTCGCAAAATAAACCTTCTTTATCGAGCAAGGAATTACAGGCGCTATTATCAGATCCACAATATGAAAAAGAACTAGAAAATCACTTTGTTTATATCGAACATCCATTTTTTATCCATGAGGCAGTAGAAATGGAAGAGGATTTTGTTGGGTTTGTTGCGAGCACAATCGGCAAGCCGTTTTACGTTCCTGCAAAAAAGGAATTATTACGCTATACAGACCAGTTTTACTACGAAAAGACAAGCCATCAAGAAAAGTTAGCAAAGATGCTAGCAAAAGACTTTTTCGGCGGTAATAAACTGAAAGCAAAAGATGAAATCGATGAAATTGTTGGTGAATTACAAGTAGTTGATGCAGACTTTAATGGATTGGTACGTGAGTTTATGGAACGCTTTGTGTTTGATGACATGAAACAAGCTAACGAGTATATCCAAGTCATCACAAAGATCGCCAACACAACTCGCATCTGGGAAAACCGTGGCCATACCCCAGAAGAACTTTCGAAAATGAGTAATCCACAACTAAATCCAATACCAACCACTCCACTAAAAGTAATGGCAGGCGGGAAAGTAGGACGAAACGATCCGTGTCCTTGCGGCAGTGGGAAGAAATATAAAAAGTGTTGTGGGAAGTAA
- a CDS encoding YjiH family protein, with protein sequence MIICSLIGIFSFFVTFEWGGKSSILIDHVVNFLSTSFPTLITAYVLILLVAGAVIPFVNKSWKKDTVSRILSVFKLVGLVVGVMLIFGEGPAWLFAPDVGPFLMNKLIKPVGVLIPIGSIFLALLVSYGLLEFIGVFMQPFMKPIFRTPGRSAVDAVASFVGSYSVGLLLTNRVFKQGKYTIREAAIIATGFSTVSVTFMVVMANTLDIMEYWTEFFWISLVVTFTVTALTARIYPLSRMKDEYLEGSTPDPETIVKGKRFQTAYQEALNAVEKNPTFLKNLYLHLKDGIIMAMGVVPSILSIGLLGIVLALYTPIFDVVGYIFAPFTYLLQLPEPMLTAKALSLSITEIFLPSLLVTEASLITKFIVANVSVSAILFCSAVIPLILSTEIPLSIRDLVIIWFERVVLSLILVTPIALLLF encoded by the coding sequence ATGATTATTTGTAGCCTCATTGGTATTTTTAGTTTCTTTGTGACATTTGAATGGGGTGGGAAGTCCTCGATTCTAATTGACCATGTGGTGAACTTTTTATCAACATCGTTTCCAACGCTCATTACGGCATATGTACTAATTCTGCTAGTAGCTGGAGCGGTAATTCCATTTGTAAATAAAAGCTGGAAGAAGGATACAGTCAGCCGAATTTTATCTGTCTTTAAATTAGTCGGTTTAGTTGTAGGGGTTATGTTGATTTTCGGAGAGGGACCCGCTTGGTTATTTGCTCCAGATGTCGGGCCATTTTTAATGAACAAGTTAATTAAACCTGTGGGCGTATTAATTCCAATAGGTTCGATCTTCTTAGCACTATTAGTTAGCTACGGCTTACTGGAGTTTATTGGTGTATTTATGCAGCCATTTATGAAACCAATCTTCCGTACGCCAGGTCGTTCAGCAGTCGATGCAGTAGCGTCCTTTGTGGGAAGTTATTCAGTTGGATTGTTATTAACAAATCGCGTATTCAAACAAGGAAAATATACGATTCGTGAGGCAGCTATCATTGCCACTGGGTTCTCAACTGTATCCGTCACGTTTATGGTCGTCATGGCCAATACACTCGATATTATGGAATATTGGACTGAATTCTTTTGGATTTCGCTTGTCGTTACATTTACTGTAACCGCTTTAACAGCACGTATTTATCCACTTAGTCGAATGAAGGATGAATATCTAGAAGGTTCAACGCCAGATCCAGAAACGATTGTAAAGGGCAAACGATTCCAAACAGCATATCAGGAAGCGTTAAATGCTGTAGAGAAAAATCCAACATTCCTTAAAAATTTATATCTCCATTTAAAAGATGGAATCATCATGGCGATGGGGGTAGTTCCTTCTATCCTATCCATTGGTTTACTTGGAATCGTACTTGCCTTGTATACACCAATTTTTGATGTCGTAGGCTATATCTTTGCACCATTTACTTATTTACTACAGTTGCCAGAGCCTATGTTGACTGCGAAGGCACTTTCATTATCCATTACAGAGATTTTCTTACCATCTTTATTAGTAACAGAAGCTTCATTAATTACTAAATTTATTGTAGCGAATGTATCGGTATCGGCGATTTTATTCTGTTCAGCCGTGATTCCGTTAATTTTATCAACTGAGATTCCATTATCTATTCGTGACTTAGTTATTATTTGGTTTGAGCGAGTTGTTCTTTCTTTAATACTCGTGACACCAATTGCATTACTACTATTCTAA
- a CDS encoding DinB family protein, which translates to MYVTIADFIKEWKKEANLTQKVLEGLTDESLNQKVYTEGRTLGRIAWHFTTNIPEYLAHFGLKTDLVDNVESVPTSAKEIADNFKKLSAEAVQVIEQQWTDESLKEVQIAFGREETNAQILMGLIKHIIHHRGQVTVLMRQAGLKPFGVYGPPKEDWIHLGVENPPL; encoded by the coding sequence ATGTATGTCACCATTGCAGACTTTATCAAAGAATGGAAGAAAGAAGCTAACCTAACTCAAAAGGTGTTAGAAGGGTTAACAGATGAATCACTGAATCAAAAAGTTTACACAGAAGGACGTACTTTAGGGAGAATCGCTTGGCATTTTACAACAAACATCCCGGAATATTTGGCCCATTTCGGATTAAAAACCGATCTAGTAGATAATGTGGAAAGTGTCCCAACCTCAGCGAAAGAAATTGCGGATAACTTTAAAAAGCTAAGTGCTGAAGCAGTCCAAGTGATTGAACAACAATGGACAGACGAATCGTTGAAAGAAGTGCAAATCGCTTTTGGCAGAGAAGAAACAAATGCGCAAATTCTAATGGGACTCATCAAGCACATCATTCACCATCGCGGACAAGTAACCGTTCTAATGCGCCAAGCAGGCCTCAAACCATTTGGCGTTTACGGCCCACCAAAAGAAGATTGGATTCACTTAGGTGTAGAAAATCCACCACTCTAA
- a CDS encoding TerC family protein, which yields MDVFSMEFFSGLMSIIMINLVLAGDNALLIGMAAKNLPKQQQKQAIFWGTIGAIIVRLILTIVAVRLLKIDGLLLVGGVLLVLIAFKLLISDSKPEVHTKSNTLLAAMWTIILADVLMGVDNVIAVAGAAKGNILLIVIGLVVSIPIVVWGSTLVIKLIEKFPIIIVIGSGVLALTAADMIVKDTYVKGFFDDPAYSHRFEGILVIVVIYIGLMVKIFRSGKKENGYTGT from the coding sequence TTGGATGTTTTTTCGATGGAGTTTTTTTCGGGTTTAATGTCTATTATTATGATTAATTTAGTACTTGCTGGTGATAATGCGCTGTTAATTGGGATGGCTGCTAAAAATCTACCGAAACAGCAACAAAAGCAAGCGATTTTTTGGGGAACGATTGGCGCCATTATCGTTCGTCTAATCCTAACAATTGTAGCGGTTCGGTTACTCAAAATTGATGGTCTTCTTCTAGTTGGTGGGGTCTTGTTGGTGTTGATTGCATTTAAGTTGCTTATTAGCGATTCAAAGCCAGAAGTTCACACAAAGAGCAATACACTTTTAGCTGCTATGTGGACGATCATTCTCGCAGATGTCTTAATGGGCGTTGATAATGTCATTGCCGTTGCAGGTGCTGCAAAAGGGAATATTTTATTGATCGTTATTGGCTTAGTTGTTTCCATTCCGATTGTGGTATGGGGTAGTACTCTTGTCATTAAGCTAATTGAGAAGTTTCCGATTATTATCGTTATTGGTTCAGGGGTGTTGGCATTAACAGCTGCAGATATGATTGTTAAAGATACTTATGTTAAAGGGTTCTTTGATGATCCAGCATATAGCCATCGATTTGAAGGGATTTTGGTCATCGTGGTCATTTACATAGGCTTAATGGTCAAGATTTTTAGAAGTGGGAAAAAAGAGAATGGTTATACTGGGACATGA
- a CDS encoding DUF2269 family protein, whose protein sequence is MKKIGPKKMKWLKIIHVFLVVLFFGGILSSLALNLHIDLTNYDESYLIYKNIIIISDNIIRWGAVGTLLVGFIYGFFTNWGFFKHRWVGVKFVLFIIQTIVGIFIVDKLMIANMELLETQKEMALNNPIFIQNHEIRQYAIYFQVVVTMFIFIISYIKPWRKKK, encoded by the coding sequence ATGAAGAAAATAGGACCTAAGAAAATGAAATGGCTAAAAATCATCCACGTGTTTCTAGTCGTATTATTTTTCGGTGGCATTTTAAGTTCGCTAGCCCTTAATTTACATATTGATTTAACTAATTACGATGAGTCCTATCTTATTTATAAAAACATTATTATCATTAGTGACAATATCATTAGATGGGGAGCCGTTGGAACATTACTAGTTGGTTTTATCTATGGATTTTTTACGAATTGGGGATTTTTCAAACATCGATGGGTTGGGGTAAAATTTGTTCTATTTATTATTCAAACAATCGTCGGTATTTTTATCGTAGATAAGTTAATGATTGCGAATATGGAATTGTTGGAGACGCAAAAGGAAATGGCCTTAAACAATCCAATTTTCATACAAAATCACGAGATCAGACAATATGCAATCTACTTCCAAGTGGTCGTTACCATGTTCATCTTTATCATTTCCTACATAAAACCATGGAGGAAGAAAAAATAG